The DNA region CCCAATCGAGTGCAAAAATGATCACAATTCAGGCAATTATCCACATGATTAAGAGAGGCATGCAGGTTTGTGGCAGGGAGATTTTACTATCAGCAAAATGGCCTAACCTTGGTTTAAACTGCATTTAAAGCCTTTTTAAATGGGTTTTAAACAGTCCGGCAGCAACTGGTGTGCGGTTAAGACTAAACTTTCCATCGGGCAACAGGCTTTCCATTTGCGGCAGCGAAGGGGCATAATAAAAGCTGCCACCGGGTTTGAGTGATCTGACAATTTCGGCGTATTTCAGCGCATAGGCCTTTTTGTCACCATCGTCGCGCAGCTGATGGTGCATAAAATGCACCGAAAAAGCCATATTGGAAAGAATAGTCCCCCACTCCCCTCTTTTAAATTCAGTTTCGAACCAACTGCATGATTTTATCCAGGGTTGCGACAAATGACATGAGCGGTCGAGGCCATGAGCATCCACACCCTTTTCGCGCAAAAAGCTCACCAGCAAGGCATTATCGCCACAACCCAGGTCAAGCACAGGTTCTAATAAAGCCTCAGGTTGAATGCCCAGCACCTCCAGCTGAAAAGCCGGCGAATAGTTGGCACAAACCACGCGGGCTACATTTTCATTTTCAGGCGGATTGATGCGCGCCAGATAGGGGTTTGAACTGATTAACCACAAACTCAGCCGGTTATAATGGGCTTCGGCAGTAATCTGCAAATTTTGCCTGCTGTATAAATCGTCAAATAACTGTTGATAGATGGTGTGAAGCTGAGTTATTTGCGCATGGCTGACTTCAATAAATTGATTGGCATCATAAAAGGCCGAAAGCACTTTTTGCACGGTGTAAGCAATCACCTGCTCACGAAAACCAGCTTGCTGTTTCAGCAACTCAAAGGCCGGATTTTGCCTTACAGCCTCTATTTCGGCCGAAAAGCCGGCCGAAAGCCCGGCAGCAAAAAGATTGGCATTGCGATTTAGCCATATCTGCCTGTCAATAGCTTCAAAAACAGCGGATGCCATCTGTTGCAGGTTGGCTTGATTCAGAGCTGTCATTTGGACTCATTGTTTTTCAGTTCAAAAATATAACTTTAAAACCAATACTGGTCATTTCGACTATTCCATAGAAATGATTACACGAAAAGCTTCTCAGGCAGCGCAAAAATGAAATGCTATCAATACCAGCAGTTGCAAAAACACCTCATTTGAATGCCAGGGCAATGTAGCCGCAGGTAACAGGCAAAAAAAACCTCCGGCATTTACCGGAGGAAAAAAATACTGTAAAGGCCTGTATTACTTTAGCCCCTGCAGCTGTTCTTTCAGCAGCTGAATTTTAGCTTCGGCATCGGCCTTTTTCTTTTGTTCAACTTCAATCACTTCGGGTTTGGCACCAGCCATAAAACGTTCGTTGCCCAGCTTTTTCATCACCGAATTCAAAAACCCTTCAGTATATTCAAGGTCTTTGCGGAGTTTCGCTCTTTCGGCTTCCATATCAATGGCTTCACCCAACGGGATATAATACTCGGTAGCTTTCACCATAAAACCAGCAGCTGCACCGGGTTTTTCGTTAACCATGCTTATTTGGCTGATGTTGCCTAACTTGGAAATCACATCCTCAAAACCATGTTCAACCGCAGGGCCTGAGATTTTTACCTGCATTTCAATGGCATCCTTAAAGGCTATATTTTTCTCTTTTCGCACGTTGCGCACGCCAATGATAACCTCTTTGGCTTCTTCAAAAGCGGCAAGAATACCTTCATCCACATTTCCGGCAACAGGCATACTGGCAATCATAATGCTGGTGTTGTCAGCGGTATCATTTAATATATGATAAATTTCTTCGGTAATAAAAGGCATAAACGGATGCAAAACCTTCATCAGTTTTTCGAAGAAACCGATACTTTCCTGCAGGGTGCGACTATCAATGGGCTGCTGATAGGCAGGTTTTACCATTTCGAGATACCATGAGCAGAAATCGTCCCAAACGAGCTTATAGGCAGTCATCAGGGCTTCCGACAGGCGATACTTGTCAAAATTATCTTCAATCTGCAGCAGGGCCTGATTCAGCCTTGCTTCAAACCATTTAACCGAGATGGCAGCATATGCAGGCTGGGACAGTGTCGGGTCTTCGTTCCAGCCTTTCACCAACCTGAAAGCATTCCATACTTTATTGCTGAAATTGCGGCCTTGTTCGCAAAGGCTTTCGTCAAAAGGCAAGTCATTACCGGCAGGTGAAGTAAGCAACATACCCACACGCACGCCATCGGCGCCAAACTTGGCAATCAAATCGATGGGGTCGGGCGAGTTGCCGAGTGATTTCGACATTTTGCGGCCGAGTTTATCGCGGACAATACCGGTAAGGTAAACGTTTTTAAACGGAATTTCGTTGCGGTATTCCTGTCCGGCCATAATCATGCGGGCTACCCAGAAAAAGAGAATTTCAGGAGCAGTAATTAGATCGTTGGTCGGATAGTAATATTTAATATCTTCATTTTCAGGATTCCTTATACCATCAAAGACTGAAATCGGCCACAGCCATGATGAAAACCAGGTATCGAGTACATCTTCATCCTGTGTAAGGTCAGAAAGGGCAAGAGCAGCATTGCCGGTAATTTCGCGGGCTTTAGCAAGTGCCAGTTCTTCGTTGATGGCCACAATAATTTCGCCATCGGGCAGATACCATGCCGGAATGCGCTGTCCCCACCACAATTGGCGGCTGATGCACCAGTCGCGTACATTCTCCATCCAGTGGCGATAAGTATTTTTAAACTTTTCAGGATGAAAATGAATGGTATCGTTCATCACTACATCGAGTGCCGGCTTGGCCATGTCGGCCATTTTAAGAAACCACTGTACCGAAAGTTTGGGCTCAATCACTTCATCGGTACGTTCAGAAAAGCCCACATTGTTGACATATTCATCAATTTTAACAATATGGCCTTTTTCCTGTAGTTCGGCAACAATCTTTTTGCGCACTACAAAACGATCTTCGCCGATATAAAGTTGAGCTTTATCGTTAAGGGTGCCATTGTCGTTAAAAATATCAATGGTTTCAAGGCGGTGTTTGATACCGATATGATAATCGTTGATATCATGAGCAGGGGTAATTTTGAGGCATCCGGTACCAAACTCACGGTCAACATACTCATCGCCAATCATGGGGATAGAGCGGCCGATAAGCGGCACCAGTACCCTTTTGCCCGCCAGATGCTGAAAACGCTCGTCTTCAGGATGGTAACAAACGGCGGTATCGCCCAAAATGGTTTCGGGGCGGGTAGTCGCAATGGTTACCCATTCATCATCCGTACCTTCTACTTTATAACGGAGATAATATAATTTTGAATTAACTTCCTTGTAAATGACCTCTTCGTCGGACAGAGCGGTAAGTGCTTTAGGATCCCAGTTAACCATGCGGACACCGCGATAAATCAGACCTTTGTTGTACAAATCGACAAACACCTGAATCACCGACTCATACATATCCTTATCCATTGTAAACTTTGTGCGGTCCCAATCGCAGGAAG from Lentimicrobiaceae bacterium includes:
- a CDS encoding class I SAM-dependent methyltransferase gives rise to the protein MTALNQANLQQMASAVFEAIDRQIWLNRNANLFAAGLSAGFSAEIEAVRQNPAFELLKQQAGFREQVIAYTVQKVLSAFYDANQFIEVSHAQITQLHTIYQQLFDDLYSRQNLQITAEAHYNRLSLWLISSNPYLARINPPENENVARVVCANYSPAFQLEVLGIQPEALLEPVLDLGCGDNALLVSFLREKGVDAHGLDRSCHLSQPWIKSCSWFETEFKRGEWGTILSNMAFSVHFMHHQLRDDGDKKAYALKYAEIVRSLKPGGSFYYAPSLPQMESLLPDGKFSLNRTPVAAGLFKTHLKRL
- a CDS encoding valine--tRNA ligase; translation: MEIPAKYDPSGIEEKWYQYWLEKKYFKSVPDEREPYTIVIPPPNVTGVLHMGHMLNNTIQDVLVRRARMMGKNACWLPGTDHASIATEAKVVAKLKEQGIDKSSLTRGEFLEHAWEWKEKHGGIILEQLKKLGASCDWDRTKFTMDKDMYESVIQVFVDLYNKGLIYRGVRMVNWDPKALTALSDEEVIYKEVNSKLYYLRYKVEGTDDEWVTIATTRPETILGDTAVCYHPEDERFQHLAGKRVLVPLIGRSIPMIGDEYVDREFGTGCLKITPAHDINDYHIGIKHRLETIDIFNDNGTLNDKAQLYIGEDRFVVRKKIVAELQEKGHIVKIDEYVNNVGFSERTDEVIEPKLSVQWFLKMADMAKPALDVVMNDTIHFHPEKFKNTYRHWMENVRDWCISRQLWWGQRIPAWYLPDGEIIVAINEELALAKAREITGNAALALSDLTQDEDVLDTWFSSWLWPISVFDGIRNPENEDIKYYYPTNDLITAPEILFFWVARMIMAGQEYRNEIPFKNVYLTGIVRDKLGRKMSKSLGNSPDPIDLIAKFGADGVRVGMLLTSPAGNDLPFDESLCEQGRNFSNKVWNAFRLVKGWNEDPTLSQPAYAAISVKWFEARLNQALLQIEDNFDKYRLSEALMTAYKLVWDDFCSWYLEMVKPAYQQPIDSRTLQESIGFFEKLMKVLHPFMPFITEEIYHILNDTADNTSIMIASMPVAGNVDEGILAAFEEAKEVIIGVRNVRKEKNIAFKDAIEMQVKISGPAVEHGFEDVISKLGNISQISMVNEKPGAAAGFMVKATEYYIPLGEAIDMEAERAKLRKDLEYTEGFLNSVMKKLGNERFMAGAKPEVIEVEQKKKADAEAKIQLLKEQLQGLK